In Coccidioides posadasii str. Silveira chromosome 4, complete sequence, one genomic interval encodes:
- a CDS encoding uncharacterized protein (EggNog:ENOG410PGQY~COG:S~TransMembrane:1 (i9-28o)~BUSCO:30at33183): MAISLSPTSVFVTIFLLYISTFVLFAIIRFGTGISIQRIGYFSLRRIAYSPREGIHISIRGLGLSLHWPTFAQPTYVSIRVKELSVTVDPNVLRGGKSAAVGSKDKTSDSVTVSDEDDSANEATKQSVFRRGTPTEKAYSRTWKALTTAKEAIKWLHRRIHLWSLVDVTAADTTLRIVKAGEIQVGGITVAVDTRRNVMERGRLFRHKKDPSGDQQPAEWMFNIKNVLLALEGQEPEEIVDNFGLNIHGLLHKGIEGLRDVSVSVKVGRLHVPYDDLVSFTSRIPRPETPLRMHKLNYADDEISFADIVEELDHPGTREAAIVQTVAESRQFLASMLRGIQEIQLALSFFRFSHVVQRLPKGKKPQYLNIVTHEVGVDFHRMDPNDPAHRMYFQRNDIAHQALVAAISSSVSLDDNTNDRDKIMYIPMATATIKTTLPSKTVSVSERHDAAERNTNVLFANFVVTSPSVDLEPGKLAQIISLLQRRNVTRRTRKKDKHLLISRLLPKASIKLSVHEPVLRFVLPVSAPSKQHDYNLLVSSISSISLDIESSHSAEEGIQYSLASVYRVASHMLYYQTVSGVKHHLISTESLEVKLHLNATTELCVVASGNLNTFSVHLVSGEVTKGVHQVIEQFYDHVQPTKLPPAMDSNSPSLLRRLPPWLLQFQFEILGLVVEVAGTDDTIRPATRGIVLQVGGCSAHYEAQKVEPNKRVARRRTPSHSAISDDPTFRFTSTSPSRKSYNGPADGRRLAIHVRSLEGFVMESADYMETESFLSVPRFEVALSTTSDLQGPIFHINSIVHEIFLKHSLYRYYAIGIAFMVLQDTFVNKSAKKPPSTGQGSKSPESLRVPPLSRTELVTIDFKAPLIEVKLAMPMDPAMMVQVYGLAAGRHRWSPPFIRAHLVRLHAEAPKLKGVWARIVSVKNMRVGFRESRTKQAESIADAKGYDISTDFIRLAVPHHMIMHRVFDNFINTTKAIQQLNHRFKTRTNEYVLEKNPEGPKHVPRISLRSRVLLFELEDDAFEWKLSTIYRLGLLEQKQRLSRDEAFMMKVRKVEECQHRHASSRLRTQSALPVSHKSPAASRKSGETQRSKSADRHDRARSTSRGRRAKRKVRYDPDAIRNFTDCCKIALDDAWVRLRQHDARSWRTRIDSSIRFQNTAIKEIRALFAGADEPPEGMQDDESILAIPNRPGLLAVTISDVHLVLDRPSFPINSYAEYINKIGKGMPMDMKYSLLIPMSIHLDMGEARANLRDYPLDLLHIPALRSGQPARLACWSVSGDFVIAEEFRDHESSRRVMVNIVPPTITPDGVSHPGFSIDVRRTVSPVKTYSDPKIEINTSLPTSISWGMSYQPVIQDMMKIIEGFSKPEIDPSERVGFWDKIRLSFHSRINVMWKGDGDVHLRLKGSRDPYVVTGFGAGFVMCWRKDVQWEIHTRDDPKEFMTVTSGEYVLAVPDYSHQARHSYESITLDKDTASTKSSLRHEPIFKKVIMKLSGNVRWLAGLVFEQTVHGTQERSFDFRPHYDVVLRNPKYLSVERLKDYDAYRGFRSNHIHLSVAVVAPVSRVWSVSNREPSASYNTVHLTPRFFTHFFNWWSLFSGVMSLPVRQGPLWPGLTKTSKKFSRHLGTVKYNLFLSPLFVSHIYKHKDAEDYNEDVVFATGIKARLESFMLDLHQRREQVKTQVKGRLKQTKASMMKINRAQLDFISADFRAVSASIGGTNLEDVQQPDDDILSTFQQPAPPADLSRFTIPDHDLNWVDMDDFVELDWILPSESNPKTKILPLAYSPRFSYFRQTDHREVGPEETGYSRFGDEPTHYCVMSQDNDPRTVQMDLIRERLHVLGAQIDAHARLVGEHELQLVREGTVDEGTRSQYELFLKQGESLQTRREFLRRGLGRLEEQVSNARGANGTHSRNPDPDPSVDVKELKEDIGAQMLYASPDDAFVTDFDNRFIIHNIQLKWNNSLRNIVLRYIHQNSQRRGFVYYMSRRAVNFILDIVEEQGKSKLQPMGSRRQSSGHIPDQASQDKDDEVTVEARIEQLLNDAKRYVNADDSMNPHGTQEEPKKQEEIAPEFNAHNSYHVRLIAPQIQLQSEKNKKTVALVTAKGMQLKVISIRDKRRESDDVSGLVQRRFTLDMDSAQFFVATQKTFSSHAHIYCGNRYGNPPGAAWPPWVSLESMFEFDRDPSGLSRIIQKTSASLRYDKYNTLRLKYNEKVAKGDGERVCDSIANENRIDQISINFPQVRAICDSSQYYSMYVIVLDLLLYSEPLEQVRNERLEKIMLASDFSDLRGAPEMVNKLQQRIRHLEDIKNLFQIQSKYLDAQGWKDRLAVEKDLATCEDELFFIMKAITTSQRKNEERTKHHSSGLLRWTLSASEIVWHLMREHGEPLVEFQLRNAAYERTDNIDGSNHNAIEIQRIYGLNLLSSAIYPQMIVPYLDEQRQNPQKEDDRMLKVNWYMLEAIGGIPILDDFEVTLFPLKVQLERELGQKLFEYIFPGVGSNAFENGGFSPFMIKKMDPLEDDDEEDSDDNAELPTPGASTGSGSADDSQSSYPGAIEMRLKPTLTLQDTTRSKSPARRPKIPGFTHISKDAVKQKAGAAGDRSRSATRTPPLSRLPVKKNSVDSLRLLGRSQTGGALTVQSTTSVNDDKHRRFALSRSSTRAFNKSDGQVDDVSHMMSRASNYMILTHVKINDVVLCLSYKGRGERNIEDVHDFVFRLPVLEYRNKTWSNLDLALRLKKDAIKALISHAPAILGNKFSHNRPNKQQQMRLRELASSKQVFASDSISNVCPSDGSNSIVSRSSTEQSESPRRSFQSNASPFSGAKSIISGFHSTGPSMPIHDSRSARSLNMDACDDSRSFQDELTRRRTGGDDYEVEKKDQKPQKTRLRKKSLTQLRRKFLGAPD, encoded by the exons ATGGCTATCTCTCTAAGTCCGACTTCGGTATTTGTGACGATCTTTCTCCTCTACATATCCACCTTTGTGCTCTTCGCGATAATCCGATTTGGCACCGGCATCTCGATCCAGCGCATAGGCTACTTCTCCCTACGTCGTATCGCCTACTCCCCCCGGGAAGGAATCCACATCAGCATCCGCGGTCTTGGATTGTCTCTGCATTGGCCTACGTTTGCACAGCCAACTTATGTCAGCATCCGTGTCAAAGAACTATCAGTGACTGTCGATCCGAATGTTTTGCGTGGCGGAAAAAGTGCTGCGGTCGGCTCAAAGGACAAAACGTCGGATTCGGTCACTGTGAGTGACGAAGATGATTCCGCGAACGAGGCAACTAAGCAATCGGTGTTCCGCCGTGGCACCCCGACCGAAAAGGCCTACTCTAGAACGTGGAAAGCTTTGACTACGGCGAAAGAAGCAATAAAGTGGCTGCATAGAAGAATACATCTGTGGTCCCTGGTCGATGTGACCGCGGCGGACACCACCCTGCGGATTGTGAAAGCTGGAGAGATTCAAGTTGGAGGTATTACAGTGGCTGTTGATACAAGACGGAATGTGATGGAGCGTGGGAGATTATTCCGCCACAAGAAAGATCCATCTGGCGATCAGCAACCCGCAGAGTGGATGTTCAACATAAAGAATGTGCTTCTTGCACTGGAAGGTCAGGAGCCAGAGGAAATTGTGGACAATTTTGGGCTTAACATCCATGGCCTGCTCCACAAGGGCATAGAAGGTTTGAGGGACGTTTCAGTTTCGGTCAAGGTCGGAAGGCTACACGTTCCATACGATGATCTGGTCTCCTTCACAAGCCGAATACCAAGGCCGGAAACGCCTTTGCGGATGCATAAATTGAACTATGCGGACGATGAAATATCCTTTGCTGATATCGTTGAGGAACTGGATCATCCTGGAACTCGGGAAGCGGCAATCGTTCAAACAGTGGCGGAATCCCGCCAGTTTTTAGCTTCCATGCTTCGTGGTATCCAGGAAATCCAACTTGCTTTGAGCTTCTTCCGGTTTTCTCATGTCGTACAGCGGCTTCCGAAGGGAAAGAAACCGCAGTATTTAAACATCGTCACGCATGAGGTCGGCGTTGATTTCCACCGGATGGACCCCAATGACCCAGCGCACAGGATGTACTTCCAGAGGAACGATATCGCCCACCAGGCTCTGGTAGCTGCGATTTCATCGTCCGTTTCCCTCGATGACAACACAAACGACCGTGATAAAATAATGTATATCCCAATGGCAACAGCGACAATCAAAACGACACTGCCGTCCAAGACAGTCTCGGTTTCGGAAAGGCACGATGCCGCTGAACGCAATACAAACGTACTCTTTGCCAATTTTGTCGTAACTTCGCCGTCTGTGGACCTGGAACCAGGGAAGTTGGCCCAGATAATAAGCTTACTTCAAAGAAGGAACGTCACTCGTAGAACGAGGAAGAAGGACAAACATCTTTTGATTTCTCGTCTTTTGCCAAAAGCCTCGATCAAATTATCAGTCCACGAGCCGGTTCTTCGATTTGTTCTTCCTGTTTCTGCACCCTCTAAACAACATGACTATAACCTACTCGTCTCCTCAATATCTTCAATATCCCTGGACATTGAATCGTCTCATTCGGCTGAAGAAGGAATTCAATATTCATTGGCCTCAGTATACAGGGTAGCATCCCATATGCTATACTACCAGACAGTCTCAGGGGTTAAACATCATCTTATATCTACCGAATCCTTGGAAGTCAAGCTTCATCTGAACGCGACAACGGAGCTGTGTGTGGTAGCTTCTGGAAATTTAAACACCTTCTCCGTTCACCTCGTGAGCGGTGAAGTTACCAAGGGCGTCCACCAGGTGATTGAACAGTTTTATGATCATGTTCAGCCAACTAAATTACCGCCAGCCATGGATTCAAATTCGCCCAGCCTCTTAAGACGCCTCCCGCCATGGTTATTACAATTTCAGTTTGAGATACTGGGCCTGGTCGTTGAGGTTGCTGGAACCGACGATACAATCCGGCCAGCTACCCGAGGAATTGTTTTACAAGTTGGTGGATGTTCCGCCCACTATGAAGCCCAAAAGGTGGAGCCGAACAAACGAGTAGCCCGAAGGCGAACCCCAAGCCATTCAGCCATATCCGATGATCCTACGTTTAGATTTACCTCTACATCACCATCTCGCAAGTCATACAATGGCCCGGCAGACGGTAGACGTCTTGCAATCCATGTCCGAAGCCTCGAAGGCTTCGTCATGGAATCCGCAGATTATATGGAAACAGAATCTTTTCTATCTGTTCCCCGTTTTGAGGTTGCTCTCAGCACCACGAGCGACCTACAAGGGCCGATATTCCACATAAACTCAATTGTGCACGAAATTTTCCTAAAACATTCTCTTTATCGATACTATGCCATCGGAATTGCCTTTATGGTTCTTCAAGATACCTTTGTCAACAAATCAGCGAAGAAGCCCCCGTCGACGGGGCAAGGCAGCAAAAGCCCTGAGTCACTCCGTGTTCCACCTCTCTCCAGAACCGAACTGGTCACTATTGATTTCAAGGCACCTTTGATTGAAGTGAAGCTGGCGATGCCTATGGACCCTGCAATGATGGTGCAGGTATATGGATTGGCGGCTGGTCGTCACAGGTGGTCACCTCCGTTCATTCGTGCGCACCTTGTTCGCCTTCATGCGGAGGCCCCGAAACTGAAAGGCGTATGGGCACGAATCGTGAGCGTAAAAAATATGCGCGTTGGGTTCAGAGAAAGTCGAACCAAACAAGCCGAGTCGATAGCCGATGCCAAGGGATACGATATATCGACTGATTTCATCCGTCTCGCCGTACCCCACCATATGATTATGCACCGTGTTTTTGATAACTTCATCAACACTACCAAAGCTATTCAACAACTTAATCATCGCTTTAAAACAAGAACCAACGAGTATGTTCTGGAAAAAAATCCCGAAGGCCCGAAACATGTCCCGCGGATATCATTGCGAAGCAGAGTACTGTTGTTCGAGCTAGAAGACGATGCATTTGAATGGAAACTTTCAACCATCTATCGGCTTGGCCTCTTGGAGCAAAAGCAGCGGTTGTCTCGCGATGAGGCTTTTATGATGAAAGTGAGAAAGGTTGAGGAGTGTCAGCACCGCCATGCATCTTCTCGGTTGCGTACGCAATCGGCGCTCCCTGTCTCTCACAAATCGCCGGCGGCATCTCGCAAGAGTGGCGAAACTCAACGCAGCAAAAGCGCAGATCGCCACGACCGCGCCCGGTCAACCTCCAGAGGTAGACGTGCGAAGCGGAAAGTTAGATATGACCCTGACGCTATTCGTAACTTTACGGATTGTTGCAAAATTGCCCTGGACGATGCGTGGGTTCGGCTTCGCCAGCATGACGCACGTTCCTGGAGAACCAGGATCGATAGCTCTATACGCTTCCAAAACACAGCAATTAAGGAGATCAGAGCTCTCTTTGCTGGTGCCGATGAGCCGCCGGAAGGCATGCAGGATGATGAATCGATATTGGCTATACCTAACCGGCCGGGTTTGCTGGCTGTTACGATTAGTGACGTCCATCTCGTTCTCGATAGGCCCTCATTCCCAATAAACTCCTACGCCGAATATATCAACAAAATCGGTAAAGGAATGCCTATGGACATGAAATACTCCTTGTTGATACCCATGAGCATCCATCTAGATATGGGAGAAGCAAGGGCAAACCTTAGAGATTATCCTCTTGACCTATTACATATTCCCGCCTTACGTTCCGGTCAACCGGCTCGCCTCGCCTGTTGGTCTGTTAGTGGAGACTTCGTGATCGCAGAGGAGTTTCGTGACCACGAATCGTCCAGACGCGTTATGGTCAATATTGTGCCACCAACGATTACTCctgatggggtctctcatCCTGGCTTCTCAATTGACGTTCGCCGAACCGTATCGCCTGTCAAGACGTATTCTGACCCGAAAATCGAGATTAATACAAGCCTTCCGACAAGTATATCTTGGGGAATGTCTTACCAGCCCgttattcaagatatgatgAAGATCATTGAAGGATTTTCAAAACCCGAGATCGACCCCTCTGAGCGCGTCGGATTCTGGGATAAAATCAGGCTCAGCTTTCATTCTAGGATAAATGTAATGTGGAAAGGAGATGGGGACGTTCACCTCCGACTCAAAG GTTCTCGCGATCCTTACGTGGTGACCGGCTTCGGCGCCGGCTTTGTGATGTGCTGGCGTAAGGACGTACAGTGGGAGATACATACGAGAGATGACCCCAAAGAGTTTATGACTGTCACCAGCGGGGAATATGTCCTGGCCGTTCCAGATTACAGCCATCAAGCACGTCATTCCTATGAGTCAATCACGTTGGACAAGGATACGGCCTCGACCAAAAGTAGCTTGAGACATGAACCTATATTCAAAAAAGTAATTATGAAGCTTTCGGGGAATGTGAGATGGCTTGCAGGTTTGGTTTTTGAGCAAACCGTCCACGGCACGCAGGAACGCTCGTTTGACTTCCGACCACATTATGACGTTGTCTTAAGGAACCCTAAGTATCTCAGTGTGGAAAGGTTAAAG GACTACGACGCCTATCGTGGATTTCGCAGTAACCATATTCACCTTTCCGTCGCTGTCGTGGCTCCGGTCTCGAGAGTTTGGTCCGTGTCAAACCGGGAACCATCCGCAAGCTACAATACGGTTCATCTAACCCCTAGGTTTTTCACCCACTTCTTCAATTGGTGGTCCTTGTTTTCAGGAGTCATGTCCTTGCCTGTCCGCCAGGGTCCTCTCTGGCCAGGATTAACGAAGACCAGCAAAAAGTTCAGTCGCCATCTTGGGACCGTCAAATACAACCTCTTCCTTTCACCTCTATTTGTCTCTCACATTTACAAACATAAGGACGCCGaagactataatgaagaTGTCGTTTTTGCTACGGGAATTAAAGCCCGTCTCGAAAGCTTCATGTTAGATCTCCATCAGCGACGGGAGCAAGTCAAGACGCAGGTGAAAGGACGATTGAAGCAAACCAAGGCGAGTATGATGAAAATCAATCGTGCGCAGTTGGATTTTATATCAGCGGATTTCAGAGCTGTTTCAGCCAGTATTGGCGGTACCAATCTAGAGGATGTCCAGCAACCCGACGATGATATCCTGTCCACCTTCCAGCAACCAGCCCCACCTGCTGACCTTTCTCGGTTTACCATCCCGGATCATGACTTAAATTGGGTAGATATGGATGACTTCGTCGAGCTTGATTGGATATTACCCTCTGAATCCAATCCCAAGACCAAGATTCTTCCACTCGCATATTCTCCGCGATTCTCGTATTTCCGTCAAACGGATCACCGGGAAGTTGGCCCGGAGGAGACAGGCTATAGCCGTTTCGGTGACGAACCTACACACTACTGTGTCATGTCGCAAGATAATGATCCACGCACGGTTCAAATGGATCTAATTAGAGAGCGTCTCCATGTACTCGGTGCGCAAATTGATGCTCATGCGCGATTGGTTGGAGAACATGAACTCCAACTTGTTCGTGAGGGCACAGTAGACGAAGGAACTAGAAGTCAGTACGAGTTATTCCTCAAACAAGGTGAATCTCTCCAAACAAGAAGGGAATTCCTTCGACGTGGACTTGGACGACTTGAGGAACAGGTTTCAAATGCTAGAGGAGCCAATGGAACACATAGCAGAAATCCGGATCCCGACCCGTCCGTTGACGTTAAAGAGCtgaaagaagatattggcgCCCAGATGCTTTACGCGTCTCCAGATGATGCATTTGTCACCGACTTTGACAACCGTTTTATTATCCACAACATCCAATTGAAGTGGAATAATTCTTTACGAAATATTGTTCTTCGGTACATCCACCAAAATAGCCAACGCCGAGGTTTCGTTTACTACATGTCTCGTCGTGCCGTCAATTTCATCCTAGATATTGTTGAAGAGCAAGGCAAATCCAAACTGCAGCCGATGGGTAGCCGGCGCCAGTCTTCCGGTCATATACCGGACCAAGCGAGCCAAGATAAAGATGACGAGGTGACGGTGGAAGCTCGAATTGAACAGTTGCTCAATGATGCGAAGCGGTATGTCAATGCGGATGATTCAATGAACCCCCACGGCACGCAAGAGGAACCTAAGAAGCAGGAAGAAATCGCTCCTGAGTTTAATGCCCACAACAGCTACCATGTCAGATTGATTGCTCCGCAGATTCAGCTCCAGAGCgagaagaacaaaaaaaCTGTTGCGCTTGTGACTGCTAAGGGCATGCAGTTGAAAGTAATTTCAATCCGGGACAAACGACGAGAATCAGATGATGTTAGCGGCCTCGTGCAGCGCCGATTCACTTTGGATATGGATAGCGCTCAATTTTTCGTTGCGACCCAAAAGACGTTCTCCAGCCATGCCCATATATACTGCGGAAACAGATATGGAAACCCTCCCGGAGCAGCCTGGCCCCCATGGGTATCCCTAGAGTCCATGTTTGAATTCGACCGCGATCCGTCTGGGCTGTCCCGCATTATCCAGAAAACGTCTGCCAGCCTTCGATATGACAAATACAACACCTTACGTCTAAAGTACAATGAGAAGGTTGCTAAAGGAGACGGTGAACGAGTTTGCGATTCGATTGCCAATGAGAACAGGATTGATCAAATTTCGATCAATTTTCCACAGGTCCGAGCAATCTGCGATTCGTCTCAGTATTATTCGATGTATGTCATTGTACTGGACCTTCTACTTTACAGCGAGCCGTTAGAGCAAGTCCGAAATGAACGGTTGGAGAAGATAATGTTGGCTTCAGACTTTAGCGATCTCAGAGGCGCTCCCGAGATGGTCAACAAACTTCAACAGCGAATAAGGCACCTCgaagatattaaaaatctcttccaAATACAGTCAAAGTACCTAGATGCCCAGGGGTGGAAGGATCGCTTGGCGGTGGAAAAGGATTTGGCAACCTGCGAAGATGAACTATTCTTTATTATGAAGGCTATTACTACTTCACAGCGGAAGAATGAGGAGCGTACAAAACATCATTCTAGCGGTCTTTTGAGGTGGACGCTGTCAGCATCGGAAATCGTGTGGCACTTAATGAGGGAGCATGGGGAGCCGCTTGTTGAGTTCCAATTAAGGAACGCTGCCTATGAGCGAACGGATAATATAGACGGGTCGAATCACAACGCGATTGAAATCCAACGTATCTACGGACTTAATCTTCTCTCCAGTGCGATATATCCGCAGATGATTGTGCCATATCTGGATGAACAGCGTCAAAATCCTCAAAAGGAGGACGATAGGATGCTGAAAGTTAATTGGTACATGCTCGAAGCTATTGGCGGAATTCCAATATTGGATGACTTCGAGGTGACCCTATTCCCGCTGAAGGTTCAATTGGAGCGAGAGTTGGGGCAGAAGCTGTTTGAATACATTTTCCCAGGAGTTGGCTCAAATGCCTTTGAAAACGGGGGTTTCTCCCCCTTCATGATCAAGAAAATGGACCCGCttgaggatgatgatgaggaggataGCGATGATAATGCCGAGTTGCCTACGCCAGGAGCAAGCACTGGTAGTGGATCGGCCGATGACTCGCAGAGCTCTTACCCCGGCGCCATTGAAATGAGGCTGAAGCCCACACTTACATTACAAGACACTACTCGGTCGAAATCTCCGGCTCGAAGGCCAAAGATACCTGGATTTACCCACATAAGCAAGGATGCTGTGAAGCAGAAAGCTGGAGCCGCGGGAGATCGATCCCGATCTGCGACACGAACTCCGCCGTTGAGCCGCCTTCCAGTAAAGAAAAACTCTGTTGACAGCCTGCGACTGCTTGGGAGATCCCAGACCGGAGGGGCTTTAACGGTGCAATCGACAACTTCTGTGAACGATGACAAGCACAGGAGGTTCGCCCTATCTCGATCCTCGACAAGAGCTTTTAACAAATCCGACGGTCAAGTCGATGACGTCTCGCATATGATGTCAAGGGCATCAAATTACATGATCTTAACACATGTAAAGATCAACGATGTTGTCCTCTGTTTAAGCTATAAAGGAAGAGGCGAACGCAATATCGAAGACGTTCACGATTTTGTGTTCAGACTACCAGTTCTAGAATATCGCAATAAGACTTGGTCTAACCTTGACCTTGCATTGCGTCTAAAGAAGGATGCGATCAAAGCTCTCATTTCGCATGCCCCTGCAATCCTCGGCAACAAATTTTCACATAACCGTCCAAATAAGCAGCAACAAATGCGGCTTCGGGAACTCGCCAGCTCGAAGCAAGTCTTCGCTTCAGATAGCATCTCGAACGTCTGTCCCTCAGACGGGTCAAACAGCATCGTCAGCCGTAGCTCCACCGAGCAGTCTGAATCACCTCGTCGGTCATTTCAGTCAAACGCTTCGCCGTTTTCCGGTGCAAAATCTATTATTTCCGGCTTTCATTCAACCGGGCCCTCAATGCCTATCCATGACTCCCGTTCTGCGAGGAGTTTGAACATGGATGCTTGCGACGAT TCTCGGAGTTTCCAAGATGAACTCACGCGTCGACGAACGGGCGGTGACGATTACGAGGTCGAGAAAAAAGACCAGAAACCCCAGAA AACTCGTCTACGCAAAAAGTCTCTCACTCAACTCCGTCGCAAGTTCTTGGGGGCTCCAGATTAG
- a CDS encoding uncharacterized protein (EggNog:ENOG410PN83~COG:S~TransMembrane:6 (i21-42o54-73i94-115o127-148i213-231o237-261i)~BUSCO:9592at33183) → MVPPVPVPPQLPYSLRDRKKSITFFWTLFVVDTLAQPLILYFTLWYCTDLSHNLVFTISTAALGGVSVAEYFYRFWTLFKKDSVVRPLNARRSWLDFFQINFTVVWLILAVELIVGTVQEEPYIRLLAMPLPTVMYYFGAVHLTLDFLRARGYQAPFRISSTPKGYVMPTALYVLIEDIVAVDGAGGQKYRRALRDRYLASPYFRQMLFEMNCFWGGGSIIWATITTILIFTTPRDVAYTLGWSLPFVWAGLWTIITIPWVQTDLRREKAAWAMGNIQGEPFTDDITAPTPITRFISVSGRLQSMIPFHKPGTRHVDLEGGGGGGGNGGSEDTVPPTADAANSGVLAPDQEVKPEELDTWMGQTSGPAEDNE, encoded by the exons ATGGTTCCTCCCGTTCCAGTTCCACCCCAGCTGCCGTACTCCCTGAGGGACCGCAAAAAATCCATTACTTTCTTCTGGACTCTGTTTGTTGTCGACACGCTTGCCCAGCCGTTGATTCTATATTTTACCTTGTGGTATTGCACGGACTTGTCCCATAATCTAG TATTTACCATCAGTACAGCTGCGTTGGGAGGGGTGTCTGTTGCGGAATACTTTTATCGATTCTGGACATTGTTCAAGAAAGACTCTGTTGTCAGGCCCTTGAATGCGCGCCGATCATGG CTCGACTTCTTTCAAATCAATTTCACCGTGGTATGGCTCATCCTGGCAGTTGAATTGATAGT CGGCACCGTACAAGAAGAACCGTATA TTCGACTCCTCGCCATGCCTCTCCCAACAGTCATGTACTACTTTGGTGCTGTTCACCTTACCCTTGATTTTCTCCGAGCAAGAGGCTACCAGGCGCCGTTTCGCATATCCTCCACCCCAAAGGGCTACGTCATGCCCACTGCGTTATACGTCCTGATAGAAGACATCGTTGCTGTTGACGGTGCCGGAGGGCAGAAGTACCGACGTGCGCTTCGCGATCGATACCTAGCAAGTCCCTACTTTCGACAAATGCTCTTCGAAATGAACTGTTTCTGGGGCGGCGGTTCTATCATCTGGGCcaccatcaccaccatcTTAATTTTTACCACACCCCGAGACGTTGCCTATACC CTCGGATGGTCTCTCCCCTTCGTATGGGCCGGTCTATGGACCATCATTACCATCCCATGGGTCCAAACTGACCTTCGCCGTGAAAAAGCAGCTTGGGCCATGGGTAACATCCAAGGCGAACCGTTCACCGATGATATCACCGCACCCACGCCGATTACAAGGTTTATCTCCGTATCAGGAAGGCTGCAATCTATGATCCCCTTTCATAAACCCGGCACGCGGCATGTGGATCTTGaaggtggtggtggtggtggtggaaaCGGAGGATCTGAGGATACGGTTCCACCGACTGCTGATGCAGCAAATTCAGGGGTATTGGCCCCAGACCAAGAGGTCAAACCAGAAGA ATTAGATACGTGGATGGGACAAACAAGTGGTCCGGCAGAGGATAACGAATGA